Proteins encoded together in one Anaerococcus murdochii window:
- a CDS encoding YifB family Mg chelatase-like AAA ATPase — protein sequence MYSKTNTTSLIGLEGKLVEVESDITSGMPAFNIVGLPDSSIKESKDRVRVALVNSSYKFPAGRITINLSPADLKKEGTQLDLPIAISLLSSMGVIDRAYDDYIFLGELSLDGRILPIRGALAMVISMREQGFRKFIISEENKEECAIISDIEVYPFNKLNDVVAFLNGDLKKDFYKINPALLKEEISYDLDFKDLKGQENLKRALQIAAAGGHNLLMVGPPGSGKTFSAKHLPTILPDMSFEERVEVTKIYSIMGLLDSGHLVSARPFRAPHHSSSQVALIGGGHSVPKPGEITLAHRGVLFLDEFPEYQKNVIEALREPLENKEINVARAQASVKYPSDFILIAAMNPCPCGNYGNPLKECTCSINEIRRYLNKISSPILDRIDIHIEIKPVKYDDLNDDTKSKSSAELKSEVVRAREIQAARYKDEKIKTNALLSTRQMKKYIKLSPEVEKIGQMAFNKYNFSVRSYNKILKMARTIADLEASEEITSKHLLEAVRYRSLDDKYWSV from the coding sequence ATGTATTCTAAAACTAATACCACCTCCCTAATTGGCCTTGAGGGCAAATTAGTGGAAGTTGAAAGCGATATCACATCAGGGATGCCTGCCTTTAATATAGTTGGTCTACCTGATTCATCTATAAAAGAATCTAAGGATAGGGTGAGGGTGGCCCTTGTAAATTCATCCTATAAATTTCCTGCAGGAAGGATTACTATCAATCTTTCTCCAGCCGACCTAAAAAAAGAGGGCACTCAGCTAGATTTGCCAATTGCAATTTCTCTTCTAAGCTCTATGGGGGTTATAGATAGGGCCTACGATGACTACATATTTTTGGGAGAACTTTCCCTAGATGGAAGGATTTTGCCAATAAGAGGTGCCCTTGCTATGGTAATTTCCATGCGTGAACAAGGCTTTAGGAAATTTATCATTTCAGAAGAAAACAAGGAAGAATGTGCTATTATTTCCGACATTGAGGTCTACCCCTTCAATAAACTAAACGATGTTGTTGCCTTTTTGAATGGGGACTTGAAAAAGGATTTTTATAAGATAAATCCAGCCCTTTTGAAGGAAGAAATTTCTTATGATTTGGATTTCAAAGACCTAAAGGGCCAGGAAAATCTCAAGCGTGCCCTTCAAATTGCAGCGGCTGGTGGCCATAATTTGCTAATGGTGGGCCCTCCTGGATCTGGCAAGACTTTTTCTGCCAAACACTTGCCAACCATCCTCCCAGATATGAGTTTTGAGGAAAGAGTAGAAGTAACAAAAATTTATTCTATAATGGGTCTTCTTGATAGTGGCCACTTGGTAAGTGCAAGGCCTTTTAGGGCTCCACACCACTCATCAAGCCAGGTTGCCCTCATCGGTGGTGGGCATTCTGTGCCAAAACCTGGTGAGATAACCCTTGCCCACAGGGGAGTATTATTTTTGGATGAATTTCCAGAATACCAAAAAAATGTCATCGAGGCCTTGAGAGAGCCTCTTGAAAATAAGGAAATAAATGTGGCCCGTGCCCAGGCCAGTGTCAAATATCCTTCAGATTTTATTTTGATTGCGGCCATGAACCCTTGTCCATGTGGCAATTACGGCAATCCTCTTAAGGAATGTACTTGTTCGATAAATGAAATTAGAAGGTATCTAAACAAGATTTCTTCACCAATTTTAGACAGGATTGATATCCACATAGAGATAAAACCAGTAAAATATGACGATTTGAATGACGATACCAAGTCAAAATCATCAGCGGAACTGAAAAGCGAAGTGGTAAGGGCGAGAGAAATCCAAGCGGCAAGATACAAGGACGAAAAAATCAAGACCAATGCCTTACTTTCAACTAGGCAGATGAAAAAATATATAAAATTAAGTCCAGAAGTAGAGAAAATCGGCCAGATGGCTTTTAATAAATACAACTTTTCTGTAAGGAGTTATAACAAAATCCTAAAGATGGCAAGGACCATTGCTGACCTTGAGGCAAGTGAGGAAATTACAAGCAAACATCTTTTGGAAGCTGTGAGGTACAGGTCACTTGACGATAAATATTGGAGTGTATAA
- a CDS encoding phosphatidate cytidylyltransferase: MIKLLNRAFGGIVILTLLILITYLGRIPLALGVAAFSYIALHEMDKALKKIDLHLPMKCLYFINGIIMAAAFINNSDIYIASIVVSVLYLFMYIILTGHYSLYDGFAAAFVMLYVSFLISHILRIKNVSYVWMLYITAWGSDTFAYIIGSLFGKHKMEWMAHISPNKTIEGSIGGIVGATILNIVYCHEFGLDNYIREIVIFTIIAAIMSQIGDLIASYIKRQTGIKDFGNLIPGHGGILDRFDSIMFIAPVLYLFSRV, translated from the coding sequence ATGATTAAACTTTTAAATAGGGCCTTTGGTGGCATAGTTATTTTGACACTTTTAATATTAATCACCTATTTAGGTAGGATTCCTCTTGCCCTTGGTGTGGCGGCTTTTTCTTATATTGCCCTTCATGAGATGGATAAGGCTTTAAAGAAGATTGACCTACATTTGCCTATGAAGTGCCTATATTTCATCAATGGAATTATCATGGCAGCAGCTTTTATAAATAATTCTGATATTTATATAGCATCAATTGTGGTTTCGGTTTTATATTTATTTATGTATATTATTTTGACTGGGCATTACAGTCTATATGATGGCTTTGCTGCGGCTTTTGTCATGCTTTACGTGTCATTTCTGATTTCCCATATTCTTAGGATAAAAAATGTTTCCTACGTATGGATGCTTTATATTACTGCTTGGGGATCAGACACCTTTGCTTATATCATTGGTAGCCTTTTTGGCAAGCACAAGATGGAGTGGATGGCCCACATAAGCCCAAATAAGACCATAGAAGGTTCTATTGGAGGTATTGTTGGGGCGACAATTTTAAATATTGTCTATTGCCACGAATTTGGCCTTGATAATTATATCAGGGAGATAGTTATTTTTACAATTATAGCTGCGATTATGTCTCAAATTGGGGATCTCATCGCATCTTATATCAAAAGACAAACTGGAATTAAAGATTTTGGTAATTTGATACCAGGCCACGGTGGCATCCTTGATAGGTTTGATTCTATCATGTTTATTGCCCCTGTTCTTTATCTTTTTTCTAGGGTTTAA
- the hpf gene encoding ribosome hibernation-promoting factor, HPF/YfiA family produces MKLNIKAKNFTLTDDIVRESEKKFDRLDKYFHDEESMDLKFAKEGIGYELEATMFLDGGTILRAEAYEETYENAIDRVIDALVRQIRKHKTRLQRDRQTGDSIKFEAFDSEAKADEKEEEIKIAREKTIPVKPMSAEEAILQMELLNHNFFVFQDAEDMEVRVVYKRKKGDYGLIVPTR; encoded by the coding sequence ATGAAACTAAATATCAAAGCTAAAAATTTCACATTGACAGATGACATTGTAAGAGAATCTGAAAAGAAATTTGATAGGTTAGATAAGTATTTCCATGATGAAGAAAGTATGGACCTTAAGTTTGCTAAGGAGGGCATAGGCTACGAGCTTGAAGCTACTATGTTTTTAGATGGTGGCACAATCTTGAGGGCTGAAGCCTACGAAGAAACTTATGAGAATGCTATCGACAGGGTTATAGATGCTCTTGTTAGACAAATTAGAAAGCATAAGACCAGACTCCAAAGAGACAGACAAACTGGCGATAGTATCAAGTTTGAAGCCTTCGATTCTGAAGCAAAAGCTGATGAAAAAGAAGAAGAAATCAAGATAGCCAGAGAAAAAACTATTCCGGTTAAACCTATGAGTGCAGAAGAGGCTATCCTACAAATGGAATTGTTAAACCACAACTTCTTTGTATTCCAAGACGCAGAAGACATGGAAGTTAGGGTTGTATATAAGAGGAAAAAAGGCGACTACGGCCTAATTGTTCCAACCAGATAA
- a CDS encoding isoprenyl transferase, translating into MTELKIPDHIAIILDGNGRWAKKQNRPRTFGHKEGAENVIRIAKSCKKFGVKTLTLYAFSTENWKRPATEVGFLMDLLIKFVNSKLEQLMAEDCKINFLGDISKLPAKTKDACDLALDKTKDNKSLVINIALNYGGRDEIVHAFKEIMEKGYVPDEITEELISENLYTAGLPDPDLLIRPGGEIRLSNFLIYQLAYTELYFTDVLWPDFTEDDLREAILAFTKRDRRYGGL; encoded by the coding sequence ATGACTGAATTAAAAATACCTGACCACATTGCGATTATCCTTGATGGCAATGGTAGGTGGGCAAAAAAACAAAATAGGCCTAGGACCTTTGGCCATAAGGAAGGTGCGGAAAATGTGATTAGGATAGCCAAGTCTTGCAAGAAGTTTGGGGTTAAGACCTTGACTCTTTATGCATTTTCCACAGAAAATTGGAAGAGACCAGCTACTGAGGTTGGTTTTTTGATGGATTTACTTATTAAATTTGTAAATTCTAAGCTAGAACAATTAATGGCTGAGGATTGTAAGATAAATTTTTTGGGAGATATTTCAAAACTTCCGGCTAAGACAAAAGACGCTTGTGATCTTGCCCTTGATAAGACAAAAGATAACAAGTCGCTTGTTATAAATATTGCCCTTAATTACGGGGGTAGGGATGAAATTGTTCATGCCTTTAAGGAAATTATGGAAAAAGGCTACGTGCCAGACGAGATTACAGAAGAATTAATTTCTGAAAATTTATATACGGCAGGTCTTCCTGACCCAGACTTATTAATCAGACCTGGTGGGGAAATAAGACTTTCAAATTTCCTAATCTACCAGCTTGCCTATACAGAACTATATTTTACAGATGTTTTGTGGCCGGATTTTACAGAAGATGACCTAAGGGAAGCAATCCTTGCTTTCACCAAAAGAGACAGAAGATATGGTGGCTTATGA
- a CDS encoding alpha/beta hydrolase family protein yields MTKINDLFNYEFLSGILVSKDDNKIAYKKTQANLKDNKYDTDLYIYQKNLGKSYRITDKKTASLYTFDGESNLIYKYDSDDSFDYFYKNNGHGLGDLAFKLDKDIKSIKYLKGDIYLISASLKKTEEEKKNEKENEAYEEVTTLPFWLNGAGFLKEETIYYYLYDLKADKLTEILKSDKDNEVHGLDINETLDKIAYVKGHSDSNGVMEFLESIILKDIKTGEEKVLLEKAYSIYTLNFIEDRIIFVGTDMKKGGINEDAFIYQVDFDGNVKMVNDSDFDKSFGNSIGTDARAEGNRTFQVHDKRLYFLVTEFEESKLYSINLKGDLRLEISGCVEDFFVTDADIYYLEMGRDHLSELKNKSQDKSLIANKIGNVLPIEEFNFHSNGDDLRGYVLLPKDFDPDKKYPTILSVHGGPKTELSDIFHHEHQMLASDGYIIIYTNPHGSSGRGVKYSDIRGSYGEIDFDDLMNFVDEAIKKYPQIDADKMGVYGGSYGGFMTNWTIGHTDRFKAAVSQRSISNWTSFYGVSDIGYYFATDQTAADPWESLDKMWDQSPIKYANKAKTPTLFIHADCDYRCPLEQGIQMYNKLKLNGVDTRMVIFHGENHELSRSGKPKARIKRLTEIKNWFDKYLKNENKEA; encoded by the coding sequence ATGACTAAAATCAACGACTTATTTAACTATGAATTTCTATCCGGAATATTAGTTTCTAAAGATGACAATAAAATTGCCTACAAAAAGACCCAGGCAAATCTAAAAGACAATAAATACGACACAGACCTTTATATTTACCAAAAAAATCTCGGCAAATCTTATAGGATTACAGACAAAAAAACAGCCAGCCTTTATACCTTTGACGGTGAATCTAACTTGATTTATAAGTATGACTCTGACGATTCTTTTGATTATTTTTATAAAAATAACGGCCACGGCCTAGGTGATTTAGCCTTTAAACTTGATAAGGACATTAAATCTATCAAATACCTAAAAGGTGATATTTACCTAATCTCAGCAAGTCTAAAGAAAACCGAAGAAGAGAAAAAGAACGAAAAAGAAAATGAGGCCTATGAAGAAGTCACCACCCTTCCTTTTTGGCTAAATGGCGCTGGCTTCCTCAAGGAAGAAACAATTTATTATTACCTTTACGATTTAAAGGCTGACAAGCTTACAGAAATCCTAAAATCAGACAAGGACAATGAAGTCCATGGCCTAGATATTAACGAAACTCTAGATAAAATTGCCTATGTAAAGGGCCATTCTGACTCAAATGGCGTTATGGAATTTCTAGAATCTATAATTCTAAAAGACATAAAGACAGGAGAAGAAAAAGTACTTCTAGAAAAAGCTTATTCAATCTACACCCTTAATTTCATCGAAGATAGGATAATTTTTGTTGGCACAGACATGAAAAAAGGCGGGATCAACGAGGACGCTTTTATTTACCAAGTTGACTTTGATGGCAATGTAAAAATGGTAAATGACTCTGATTTTGACAAGTCCTTTGGTAATTCAATCGGAACAGATGCTAGGGCTGAAGGAAACAGGACCTTCCAAGTCCACGATAAGAGACTATATTTTCTAGTGACAGAATTTGAAGAATCCAAGCTTTACTCAATCAACCTTAAGGGGGATTTAAGACTTGAAATTTCTGGCTGTGTGGAAGATTTCTTTGTAACAGATGCGGACATCTATTACCTAGAAATGGGTAGAGACCACCTTTCTGAACTTAAAAACAAATCACAAGATAAAAGCTTAATTGCTAACAAAATCGGAAATGTCCTCCCTATTGAGGAATTTAATTTCCATTCAAATGGTGACGACCTAAGGGGCTATGTTCTTTTACCAAAAGATTTCGACCCAGACAAAAAATACCCAACAATCCTTTCTGTTCATGGTGGCCCAAAGACAGAGCTCTCTGACATCTTCCACCACGAGCACCAAATGCTTGCATCAGATGGTTATATAATTATTTATACAAATCCACACGGATCAAGCGGAAGAGGTGTGAAATATTCTGACATCAGGGGCTCCTATGGGGAGATTGACTTTGATGATTTGATGAATTTTGTAGACGAAGCTATCAAAAAATATCCACAAATTGATGCCGACAAGATGGGAGTCTATGGCGGATCCTACGGTGGTTTTATGACAAATTGGACAATCGGCCACACTGACAGATTTAAGGCAGCTGTAAGCCAAAGGTCAATTTCAAATTGGACAAGTTTTTACGGTGTATCTGACATTGGCTACTACTTTGCAACAGACCAAACTGCGGCAGATCCTTGGGAAAGCCTAGATAAAATGTGGGACCAATCCCCAATTAAATATGCCAACAAGGCCAAAACCCCTACCCTCTTCATCCACGCAGACTGTGACTACCGCTGCCCACTAGAACAGGGTATCCAAATGTATAACAAACTAAAACTAAACGGAGTTGACACAAGAATGGTAATATTCCATGGAGAAAACCACGAACTATCAAGATCGGGCAAGCCAAAAGCTAGGATAAAAAGGCTAACCGAGATCAAAAATTGGTTTGATAAATATCTAAAAAATGAAAATAAAGAAGCATAA
- a CDS encoding GspE/PulE family protein, whose amino-acid sequence MLDQRQIAVDIDGFIENLIGEAVGLYASDIHLQPEEDFGKIRLRIDGSLVDIMKIRREYFDMLSSKIKLSCGMDISQKRMPQDRSMQYEVFPGIDFRVSSVPTILGEKIVIRILSVDIFMEKARLLGFSDDSKDKLTKAIRKKSGIILMTGPTGSGKTTSLYALLEKLNREDVNIITIEDPVEYKIENINQISINEKIGLTYPVILKSILRQDPDIIMIGEIRDKETAEIAIRAAITGHLILSTAHTRNAFAGLIRLKDLGVEDYLIRSAVNLLAGQRLVRKLCDCKKADVMTDSEYELMSTYIDVDREALIYRPVGCPHCNGGYKGRQAVEEVMPIDNEFKDILRIYGLESEKIDEKLNKDSFRPMIVNGLVQVLEGETSFEEILSALDY is encoded by the coding sequence ATGCTTGATCAAAGGCAAATTGCTGTTGATATTGACGGCTTTATAGAAAATTTAATAGGAGAAGCTGTCGGCCTTTATGCATCTGACATCCACCTCCAACCTGAGGAAGATTTTGGAAAAATTAGGCTAAGGATAGACGGGTCTCTTGTTGATATTATGAAAATTCGCAGGGAATATTTTGATATGTTATCTTCAAAAATCAAACTTTCCTGTGGAATGGATATTTCCCAAAAAAGAATGCCCCAAGATAGGTCTATGCAATATGAGGTTTTTCCTGGAATTGACTTTAGGGTATCGTCTGTGCCTACAATCCTCGGCGAAAAAATCGTAATAAGGATTCTTTCTGTAGATATTTTTATGGAAAAGGCAAGGCTTTTGGGTTTTTCTGATGACAGCAAGGACAAACTTACCAAAGCCATCAGGAAAAAATCTGGCATAATTTTGATGACTGGCCCGACAGGATCAGGAAAGACAACTTCTCTATATGCACTTTTAGAAAAACTCAATAGGGAAGATGTCAATATAATCACAATCGAAGACCCGGTCGAATACAAGATTGAAAATATAAATCAGATTTCAATCAACGAAAAAATCGGCCTAACCTATCCAGTAATCTTAAAATCTATCCTACGACAAGACCCAGATATAATAATGATTGGTGAAATTAGAGATAAGGAAACAGCAGAAATAGCAATTAGAGCGGCAATTACAGGCCACTTGATTCTTTCTACTGCTCACACCCGAAATGCCTTTGCGGGCCTAATTAGGCTAAAGGATTTAGGAGTGGAAGATTATCTCATAAGGTCAGCTGTAAACCTCCTTGCCGGCCAAAGGCTAGTGAGAAAACTTTGCGACTGCAAAAAAGCAGACGTCATGACAGATTCTGAATATGAACTAATGTCAACCTACATAGACGTGGACAGGGAAGCTCTAATCTACCGCCCAGTAGGATGTCCACATTGCAACGGAGGCTACAAGGGCCGTCAGGCAGTAGAAGAAGTAATGCCAATAGATAATGAATTTAAGGATATACTTAGAATTTACGGTCTAGAAAGTGAAAAAATAGACGAAAAACTAAACAAAGACAGCTTTAGACCGATGATAGTAAACGGCCTAGTCCAAGTATTAGAAGGAGAAACCTCCTTCGAAGAAATTTTATCCGCCCTTGATTATTGA
- the rseP gene encoding RIP metalloprotease RseP encodes MRIVLAVVLFLLLIVFHEFGHFIVAKKSGIKVNEFAVGMGPLIYSMEKGETTYSFRAIPIGGYCAMEGEDDESSDPRSFDNAPASKRFLTILAGPVANLIIAVLVFTIVGVIGGVVTTEVSDFIEDSPAKAAGIEKGDEILKINDQVIDDFNDISKVVNDFYKDKDFDKEITVLAKRNGKDLDFAFKPKVDGENTYIGIIPARRTPGFFEAIGLGFKETGRNVKMIFTILGRLFTGKLAFGALSGPVGVLKELGNQAQNGLANLLYFLAYISVNLAVFNLLPIPALDGSKLLTSGIEIITGKKINKKLEEKITMVGFFILLGLILVVSIKDIVNLFR; translated from the coding sequence ATGAGAATAGTTTTAGCGGTAGTTTTATTTTTGCTACTGATTGTTTTTCACGAATTTGGCCATTTTATTGTGGCTAAAAAATCGGGAATAAAGGTAAATGAGTTTGCTGTGGGCATGGGTCCCCTTATTTATTCAATGGAAAAGGGGGAAACTACCTATTCCTTTAGGGCAATTCCTATTGGTGGTTATTGTGCTATGGAGGGCGAAGATGACGAATCATCTGATCCAAGGTCCTTTGATAATGCCCCTGCCTCTAAGAGATTTTTGACAATCCTTGCAGGACCTGTGGCAAACTTAATTATAGCAGTCCTTGTATTTACAATAGTTGGAGTAATCGGCGGAGTTGTGACAACAGAAGTTTCTGACTTTATCGAAGATTCCCCAGCCAAGGCTGCTGGAATTGAAAAAGGTGATGAGATTTTAAAAATCAACGACCAAGTCATTGATGATTTTAATGACATTTCTAAGGTCGTAAATGATTTTTATAAGGATAAGGATTTTGATAAGGAAATCACAGTTCTTGCAAAAAGAAATGGTAAAGATCTTGATTTTGCCTTTAAGCCAAAGGTGGATGGAGAAAATACCTATATTGGAATAATCCCTGCTAGACGTACACCTGGATTTTTTGAGGCTATTGGCCTTGGTTTTAAGGAAACAGGTCGCAATGTCAAGATGATTTTTACAATCTTAGGCAGGCTTTTTACTGGCAAACTTGCCTTTGGAGCTCTTTCAGGTCCTGTTGGAGTTCTTAAGGAATTAGGAAACCAAGCCCAAAATGGTCTTGCAAATTTGCTTTACTTTTTGGCTTATATCTCAGTAAACCTTGCAGTTTTTAATCTCTTGCCAATACCTGCCCTTGATGGGTCAAAGCTTTTGACAAGTGGAATTGAAATTATTACTGGCAAAAAAATTAATAAAAAACTTGAAGAAAAAATTACCATGGTTGGATTTTTTATATTACTAGGTCTAATCTTGGTGGTTTCTATAAAAGATATAGTAAATTTATTTAGATAA
- a CDS encoding S41 family peptidase, which yields MKKLKIFLGLVVSLIIGLSMSYLFRQDNSHFDYEIDPKYYSENRSSFENDFDYAFDTLEKYYALFYRNGTYDFLKNRENYKKEIKNLKTDKEFFDKMNRILEDLGDGHTNLLDNNESYDMKETFVLSNKEEKGLVNVDLINYLFGTKISSNEIINKIFKESRAATKNLITQDINNDIAYLKIRAMIDPGTPDFEEDLDLLKTYLKKSKNKKALIIDLRGNGGGNSAYTNFYLYPMILGKKDFKDTHEYILFRSDEVFKYDPQYPELRDSIKKIKDSDFKYLEENIPFLKKDKNMMDDIRKNYTHIIFNPGLENPGEFGDDYKFNGNLYLLIDEDVYSSGQIAAHFFRDNDLGTIIGEKTGGDGIGTTPAMVKLPNTKYILRFSHELGLRETESMEESTYTIPDIEIPRKDQSQIPSNDGCVKKVIELEGQSK from the coding sequence ATGAAAAAATTGAAAATATTTTTAGGTCTTGTGGTTTCTTTAATAATTGGTCTTTCGATGTCCTATTTATTTAGACAGGATAATAGTCATTTTGACTACGAAATTGATCCAAAATATTATTCCGAAAACCGAAGTTCTTTTGAAAATGACTTTGACTACGCTTTTGATACTTTAGAAAAATATTATGCCCTTTTTTATAGGAATGGGACCTATGATTTTTTGAAAAATCGAGAAAATTATAAGAAAGAAATCAAAAATCTAAAGACCGATAAAGAATTTTTTGATAAGATGAATAGGATTTTAGAAGATTTGGGCGATGGTCACACCAATCTTCTTGATAATAATGAGTCTTATGATATGAAAGAGACCTTTGTCCTTTCAAATAAGGAAGAAAAAGGTCTGGTAAATGTTGATTTGATAAATTATTTATTTGGTACAAAAATTTCTAGTAATGAAATCATAAATAAAATTTTTAAAGAATCTAGGGCAGCTACCAAAAATTTGATAACCCAAGATATAAATAATGATATAGCCTACTTAAAAATCAGGGCAATGATTGACCCAGGAACTCCTGATTTTGAAGAAGATTTAGACCTTCTAAAGACTTATCTAAAAAAATCAAAAAATAAAAAAGCCTTAATTATTGACCTCAGAGGCAATGGTGGGGGCAATTCTGCCTACACAAATTTCTATCTCTATCCGATGATTTTGGGCAAAAAGGATTTTAAAGATACCCACGAATATATTTTATTTAGGTCAGATGAGGTCTTTAAATATGATCCCCAGTATCCAGAGTTGAGGGATTCTATAAAGAAAATCAAGGATTCGGATTTTAAATACTTGGAAGAAAATATTCCTTTCCTTAAAAAAGATAAGAATATGATGGATGATATTAGAAAAAACTACACCCACATCATCTTTAATCCAGGTCTTGAAAATCCTGGTGAATTTGGCGATGACTATAAATTTAATGGCAATCTCTATCTTTTAATCGATGAGGATGTCTATTCATCAGGCCAAATTGCAGCCCACTTTTTTAGGGACAATGACTTAGGCACAATCATAGGGGAAAAGACAGGTGGCGATGGGATTGGGACCACACCGGCCATGGTAAAACTTCCTAATACAAAATATATCCTAAGATTTTCCCACGAATTAGGCCTTAGGGAAACAGAATCAATGGAAGAATCAACCTACACAATTCCAGACATAGAAATCCCAAGAAAAGACCAATCTCAAATCCCTTCTAATGATGGGTGTGTGAAGAAAGTAATAGAACTAGAAGGTCAAAGTAAATAA
- the ispG gene encoding flavodoxin-dependent (E)-4-hydroxy-3-methylbut-2-enyl-diphosphate synthase, with amino-acid sequence MRKETRKIFVGDVAVGGGSPISIQSMTTAKTSDVEAVVKQIKALEAEGCDISRSAVNTIEDAKAIPKIKSLTNIPFVADIQFDYKLALAAVENGCDCLRYNPGNIGGKDKVALLVEECKKRQIPIRIGVNSGSVSREIVDRFGGVNKDSLVASAIEEVKILEDMDFYDIKISVKSSDVNTMIDAYRLLSSKVDYPLHLGVTEAGPLYQALVKSSIGIGSLLKDGIGDTLRVSITGDIVEEVRAGKAILKALGLRRDGLDIVSCPTCSRTTVDLPRIVGEVEEKSKGLDVNAKVAIMGCPVNGPGESKEADYGISAANGMGFLFKNGKTVKKVKEEEIVDTLIEVLKEEKNAN; translated from the coding sequence ATGCGTAAAGAAACACGAAAAATTTTTGTAGGAGATGTTGCTGTTGGTGGCGGCTCTCCTATTTCTATCCAATCAATGACAACTGCGAAGACTTCAGATGTGGAAGCTGTAGTTAAACAAATTAAAGCTTTAGAGGCTGAAGGTTGTGATATTTCAAGGTCGGCAGTAAATACAATCGAGGATGCCAAGGCTATTCCTAAGATAAAAAGCCTTACAAATATCCCTTTTGTGGCTGACATTCAATTTGACTATAAATTAGCTCTTGCTGCAGTAGAAAATGGCTGTGACTGTTTGAGATATAATCCAGGGAACATTGGCGGCAAGGATAAGGTAGCCCTTCTTGTTGAAGAATGCAAAAAAAGGCAAATTCCAATAAGGATTGGGGTTAATTCTGGATCTGTTTCAAGAGAGATAGTTGATCGATTTGGTGGAGTTAATAAGGATTCTCTTGTGGCAAGTGCCATAGAAGAGGTGAAAATACTTGAAGATATGGACTTTTACGACATAAAAATTTCTGTAAAGTCTTCTGATGTAAATACCATGATTGATGCCTATAGGCTTTTGTCATCTAAGGTAGATTATCCTTTGCATTTGGGAGTGACAGAAGCAGGCCCACTTTACCAAGCCCTTGTCAAGTCCTCAATAGGAATCGGCTCCCTTCTTAAGGACGGGATTGGTGATACTTTGAGAGTTTCTATCACTGGTGATATTGTCGAGGAAGTGAGGGCTGGAAAGGCAATACTTAAGGCTCTTGGCCTTAGACGAGATGGTCTTGATATAGTTTCTTGTCCGACTTGTTCTAGGACAACAGTTGATCTTCCAAGGATAGTTGGAGAGGTTGAGGAAAAATCAAAAGGCCTTGATGTCAATGCCAAGGTTGCCATCATGGGTTGTCCTGTAAATGGGCCTGGCGAATCAAAAGAGGCAGACTATGGGATTTCTGCAGCTAATGGCATGGGCTTTTTGTTTAAAAATGGTAAGACTGTTAAGAAGGTAAAAGAAGAAGAGATAGTTGATACCCTAATTGAAGTTTTAAAAGAAGAGAAAAATGCAAATTGA